GCGCCGGGCGGCTGGTGTCGGCTCCGCCGGTCCCGTCGCCCGCCCGGTGGCGGCGGGGGCCGTGGTCGGCAGCCCGGTTGTCGTCGCCTGCTGTGCGCGGTCCCGGTGGCGTACCGGGTGGGCATGGTCGTGCCCTGCGGCAGCCTCCGTCATCATCACGTCCCTGTCGATGTCCCTTGCTGCTGCGGCGCCGTGGCGGCTCCGGTCCCCGGGCCGGGGCCGCCGCGTACGGCCGGAGCCGGGCCGCCAGGGGACAGCGCCCATGGCCCCCTGCGTCCCCGCGTCGCCGTGCTCCGCCCTTCCACGGTAGGGGGCGGGGGCGGCGGCGCACATACGTCCGCCGTCGGAGGACACCACGCCGGAGTACGACCGCAGGAGGAGCGCGGGTACCTCCTGCGGTCGCACAGCGGCCTACTCTTCGGGGTGTCCGTCTGCGACTGGGGTGGCATGCGCCGAAGACCGCGGGCCGATGTGCCACCGTGTGCGCCGCTTCGAGGATGGCGGGGTGACCGAGACAATCGCGGGACTGCCCATGTCCCCTCCGGAGTTCCTTGCCGTGCTGGGCGCCGTCGCGCTGGTGGTGGCGCGCTGGCTTCCCCCTGCCGCCCGACCGCGCGTCGCGATCGCGGCGGGGGCGGTGTGGGTGCTGTCCGTGATCGTGCTGGGTGTGGTGGGGATCCGTTGGCAGTTGCTGCCGGTGCTGGCGGGTGGTGCCGTCGCGCTGCCGTTCGCCCTCTCCCCGCTGCTCCGGACGCTCCGGCGCCGTCCCGGTCGGCGGGCGTGGCGGGCGCGGTGGTGGCTGGCGTTGCCGGGGTCGGTGGCCTGCCTCGGCCTGGTCGCCGCCGGGCCGGTGGCCGCCTGGGCGTTTCCCGTGCCCGTGTTCCCCGAGCCGTCGGGCTCCTTCGCCGTCGGCACCCGGGTGATGCAGTGGACCGACCCGAACCGCCCCGAGACCTTCACCGCCGCCCCGGACGACCGGCGCACGGTCGTGGTCCAGCTCTGGTACCCCGCACAGAAGAGCCCCGCGGGCGCGCAGCGGGCCCGGTACCTCGGACGCACGGGGCAGGAGGCGCGCACCGTGTCCGATGCCCTGGCCCGTGCCGTCGGCCTACCCGGCTTCCTGGTCGACGGCGTGCCGCAGGCCCGCACCCACGCGGTCTTCAACGCCCCGGTGGCCGGTGGGGGCGAACGGTTCCCCGTCGTGCTGTTCTCTCCCGGAGCGGGCGGGGTACGCACCCAGAACACCGCCTGGGCGGAGGAACTGGCCAGCCACGGCTACGCGGTGGCCGCCCTCGACCACCCGTACGACTCCGCGGCGGTCGTCCTGGACGACGGCCGGACCATCCGCGCCGTGACCGCCTCCACCGGCGACCGGGACGCGGACGAGGAGCTCGCGGCCGGCTGGACGGCCGTCAGGGCCGCCGACCTCGGCTTCGTCCTCACCCAGCTGGAGGGCCTGGACCGCGGCGCGATCGCCGCCCCGCCGGTCGGACGTGACCCGTCGACCGGGCGCGACCCGCTGGCCGGACGTCTGGACACCGGCCGGGCCGTGGCGACCGGCCACTCCATGGGCGGTGCCGCCGCCCTGCAGGCAGCCCGGCAGGACCCCCGGTTCGCCGCCGTCATCGACCTGGACGGCTACCCCCACGGCCCCGCCTCCCCGGCCCTCCACCAGCCGGTGCTCGCACTCACCCAGGCCATCACCCCGAGCACCGACCCGCGATACCTGCCCCGCCTCACCGAGGCCCTCGCATCCGACACCGCCACGAGCTACCGGCTCACCGTCCCCGGCGCCGCCCACCTCACCTTCATGGACGGCCCGCTGTACCTGCCGCCCGTGCCCTCGATCGTCGGCTCCCTGGGCCGCACCGGGAGCCCCCGCGTCGTCGCCGCAACCACGCTCGCCTTCCTGGACGCCACGCTGCGGCACACGCCCGGCGACCTGGCCGACGCACTGTCGGCCTACGGCAGCCTCAGCGTCCACCACCCGGACGCCCCCCGCTGACCGGCCGCGCCCACCGGCCCACCGCCCGGCGCTGCGCTCGACATCTGCCCGTCCCTGCGCTGCTTCCGCAGAGAGCTGCTCTCCCGGTGTCCGTCAACCTGCAGCGTGTGCGGTGGCACCGGTTCCTCCTCCACGCGGTCGGAGCCGCCGCGGGTGCGCGCGATGCCCGCCCGCCCGGGACGATCCGCGGCGCCGTGCGCGGAGCTTCCCTCACCGGCCTGTCCGACACGACACCATCTCCGTCATCGCCGATCACGCCTACCGGGCCCGATCGCGAGAAGCGTACGGCGACCGCGCCTACCGGAGACTGGCCGAGGCCAAGACCAAGTACGACCCCGACAA
This is a stretch of genomic DNA from Streptomyces sp. R44. It encodes these proteins:
- a CDS encoding alpha/beta hydrolase family protein, with amino-acid sequence MCHRVRRFEDGGVTETIAGLPMSPPEFLAVLGAVALVVARWLPPAARPRVAIAAGAVWVLSVIVLGVVGIRWQLLPVLAGGAVALPFALSPLLRTLRRRPGRRAWRARWWLALPGSVACLGLVAAGPVAAWAFPVPVFPEPSGSFAVGTRVMQWTDPNRPETFTAAPDDRRTVVVQLWYPAQKSPAGAQRARYLGRTGQEARTVSDALARAVGLPGFLVDGVPQARTHAVFNAPVAGGGERFPVVLFSPGAGGVRTQNTAWAEELASHGYAVAALDHPYDSAAVVLDDGRTIRAVTASTGDRDADEELAAGWTAVRAADLGFVLTQLEGLDRGAIAAPPVGRDPSTGRDPLAGRLDTGRAVATGHSMGGAAALQAARQDPRFAAVIDLDGYPHGPASPALHQPVLALTQAITPSTDPRYLPRLTEALASDTATSYRLTVPGAAHLTFMDGPLYLPPVPSIVGSLGRTGSPRVVAATTLAFLDATLRHTPGDLADALSAYGSLSVHHPDAPR
- a CDS encoding BBE domain-containing protein, coding for MAPVPPPRGRSRRGCARCPPARDDPRRRARSFPHRPVRHDTISVIADHAYRARSREAYGDRAYRRLAEAKTKYDPDNAFHLNKNIRPG